From a region of the Tenggerimyces flavus genome:
- a CDS encoding helix-turn-helix transcriptional regulator, whose product MLETSARLLRLLSLLQAHQHWTGPALAERLGVTARTVRNDVDRLRNLGYPVDATPGVAGGYRLGAGAALPPLLLDDEEAVAVAVGLRTAAGGSVAGIEETSVRALAKLEQVLPSRLRHRVSALQSFLVPIPGQGPVVDPSVLTSLVAVCRDHERLRFDYATHTGAASVRTVEPYRLAHLRGRWYLVAYDLDRSDWRTFRVDRLTPRIPTGPRFVPRELPPEGVASYVDRGVSQAMWEFRARIRVFAPLSVAARLPASAGVLTEIDESSCYLDAGSDDPGMLLRYLSMLDLDFSVAEAPELVNEFRKLADRYTRALD is encoded by the coding sequence ATGTTGGAGACCTCGGCTCGACTGCTGCGACTGCTCTCCTTGTTGCAGGCGCACCAGCACTGGACCGGCCCGGCGCTCGCGGAGCGGCTGGGCGTGACCGCTCGGACCGTACGCAACGACGTCGACCGGCTGCGCAACCTCGGCTATCCGGTCGACGCCACGCCCGGTGTGGCCGGCGGCTACCGGCTCGGCGCGGGCGCCGCGCTGCCGCCGCTGCTGCTCGACGACGAGGAGGCGGTGGCGGTCGCGGTCGGCCTGCGGACCGCGGCCGGCGGCTCGGTCGCGGGGATCGAGGAGACCTCGGTCCGCGCGCTGGCCAAGCTCGAGCAGGTGCTGCCGTCGCGGTTGCGGCACCGGGTCAGCGCGCTGCAGAGCTTCCTGGTGCCGATCCCGGGGCAGGGTCCGGTCGTCGATCCTTCGGTGCTGACCTCGTTGGTGGCGGTATGCCGGGACCACGAGCGCCTGCGCTTCGACTACGCGACGCACACCGGCGCCGCCTCGGTGCGCACGGTCGAGCCGTACCGGCTCGCGCACCTGCGCGGCCGCTGGTACCTCGTCGCGTACGACCTGGACCGGTCGGACTGGCGGACGTTCCGCGTCGACCGGCTGACGCCGCGGATCCCGACCGGGCCGCGCTTCGTCCCGCGCGAGCTGCCTCCTGAGGGCGTGGCGTCGTACGTCGACCGCGGCGTGTCGCAGGCGATGTGGGAGTTCCGCGCGCGGATCCGGGTCTTCGCGCCCCTGTCCGTCGCGGCGCGGCTGCCGGCGTCCGCGGGTGTGCTGACGGAGATCGACGAGTCGTCGTGCTACCTGGACGCGGGCTCGGACGATCCGGGCATGCTGCTGCGGTACCTGAGCATGCTCGACCTCGACTTCTCCGTCGCCGAGGCTCCGGAGCTGGTGAACGAGTTCCGCAAGCTCGCCGACCGCTACACCCGTGCGCTGGATTGA
- a CDS encoding epoxide hydrolase family protein, which yields MTTTTAIRSFRIDVPQAELDDLRARLAHTRWPGELPGVGWTRGVPTSYLKRIADYWQHTYDWRKAEAQLNELPQFVTEVDRQPIHFAHVRSAEPTARPLLMVHGWPSSFAEFANVVGPLTDPVAHGGKAEDAVHLVLPSIPGYGYSPVTEAGWGNLFRVAAAFAEVMTRLGYDRFLAQGTDVGSGIVGMLPMVAPGQVIASHVNGPAPFPFGPELSLDGLEGSQLERAERFNAWRQDGIGYLSIQSTRPQTLSYGLTDSPVAQLAWIVEKFKEWTDSKAELPEDAVDLDQLLTNVSIYWFNELGWSSAHSVYEGMEAYRQFASRSDEPAAEGGGWEAPPMPPTAVAVFEADLSVRREVDPYGAYTAWTEYDRGGHFPAMEVPELLVDDIRTFFRSHR from the coding sequence ATGACGACCACCACAGCCATCCGCTCCTTCCGCATCGACGTTCCGCAGGCCGAGCTCGACGACCTCCGCGCCCGGCTCGCCCACACCCGCTGGCCCGGCGAGCTCCCAGGCGTCGGCTGGACCCGCGGCGTCCCGACCAGCTACCTGAAGCGGATCGCGGACTACTGGCAGCACACCTACGACTGGCGCAAGGCCGAGGCACAGCTGAACGAGCTGCCGCAGTTCGTCACCGAGGTCGACCGGCAGCCGATCCACTTCGCGCACGTCCGCTCCGCCGAGCCCACCGCCCGGCCGCTGCTGATGGTGCACGGGTGGCCGAGCTCGTTCGCCGAGTTCGCGAATGTCGTCGGCCCGCTCACCGACCCGGTCGCCCATGGCGGCAAGGCCGAGGACGCGGTGCACCTCGTGCTCCCGTCCATCCCGGGGTACGGCTACTCCCCCGTCACCGAGGCCGGCTGGGGCAACCTATTCCGCGTCGCCGCCGCGTTCGCCGAGGTCATGACCCGGCTCGGGTACGACCGGTTCCTCGCCCAGGGCACCGACGTCGGCTCCGGCATCGTCGGGATGCTGCCGATGGTCGCGCCGGGACAGGTCATCGCGTCGCACGTCAACGGCCCGGCCCCGTTCCCGTTCGGTCCGGAGCTCTCGCTCGACGGGCTCGAAGGCAGCCAGCTGGAGCGGGCGGAGCGGTTCAACGCGTGGCGCCAGGACGGCATCGGCTACCTGAGCATCCAGTCGACCCGGCCGCAGACGCTCTCGTACGGCCTCACCGACTCACCGGTCGCGCAGCTCGCGTGGATCGTGGAGAAGTTCAAGGAGTGGACCGACTCCAAGGCCGAGCTGCCCGAGGACGCGGTCGACCTCGACCAGCTCCTGACCAACGTGAGCATCTACTGGTTCAACGAGCTCGGCTGGTCCAGCGCGCACTCGGTGTACGAGGGCATGGAGGCGTACCGCCAGTTCGCCAGCCGCTCGGACGAGCCAGCCGCCGAAGGTGGCGGCTGGGAGGCGCCGCCGATGCCGCCGACCGCGGTCGCGGTGTTCGAGGCCGACCTGTCGGTCCGGCGCGAGGTCGACCCTTACGGCGCGTACACGGCGTGGACCGAGTACGACCGCGGCGGCCACTTCCCCGCCATGGAGGTGCCAGAGTTGCTGGTCGACGACATCCGCACCTTCTTCCGGAGCCACCGGTGA
- a CDS encoding DNA glycosylase AlkZ-like family protein, giving the protein MTHAQTLGQRALNRALLARQLLLERADLSAVEAVAHLVGMQAQAPLAPYVGLWIRLASFDPKDLAEPLTDRTLVRASLMRGTVHLATASDCLLLRPLVAPALVRGFRGGFGRFLNGVDLDAVRAYAGLPR; this is encoded by the coding sequence GTGACCCACGCTCAGACGCTCGGGCAGCGCGCGCTCAACCGCGCGCTGCTCGCGCGCCAGCTGCTCCTCGAACGCGCCGACCTGTCCGCTGTCGAGGCCGTGGCGCACCTCGTCGGCATGCAGGCGCAGGCACCGCTGGCTCCGTACGTCGGCCTCTGGATCCGGCTCGCGAGCTTCGACCCGAAGGACCTGGCCGAGCCGCTGACCGACCGCACGCTGGTCCGGGCCTCGCTGATGCGGGGGACGGTCCATCTCGCGACGGCGTCGGACTGCCTGCTGCTGCGCCCGCTCGTGGCGCCGGCGCTCGTGCGGGGGTTCCGCGGCGGCTTCGGGCGGTTCCTGAACGGGGTCGATCTGGACGCCGTACGCGCCTACGCTGGCCTGCCACGGTGA
- a CDS encoding DNA glycosylase AlkZ-like family protein, with protein sequence MMDVQAWSGLTKLREVVDRLAPKLRTFANEKGGVLYDVPDAPLPDPDTPAPPRFLPEYDNLLLSHDDRTRVIDDGRAVPLPPGNGAKRGTLLVDGFFRGMWNLDGTTLWVSPFAPLATADADAVSEEAYRLVAFLGGDDVRVSDS encoded by the coding sequence GTGATGGACGTGCAGGCGTGGTCCGGGCTGACCAAGCTGCGTGAGGTGGTCGACCGGTTGGCGCCGAAGCTGCGCACGTTCGCGAACGAGAAGGGCGGCGTGCTGTACGACGTACCCGACGCGCCGCTCCCCGACCCGGACACGCCCGCGCCGCCGAGGTTCCTGCCGGAGTACGACAACCTGCTGCTGTCCCACGACGACCGCACGCGCGTGATCGACGACGGCCGCGCGGTCCCCCTGCCTCCCGGCAACGGCGCGAAGAGGGGCACGCTGCTCGTCGACGGCTTCTTCCGCGGCATGTGGAACCTCGACGGCACCACGCTGTGGGTGTCCCCGTTCGCGCCGCTGGCCACGGCCGACGCGGACGCCGTCTCCGAGGAGGCGTACCGGCTGGTCGCCTTCCTCGGCGGCGACGACGTGCGAGTCAGCGACAGCTAG
- a CDS encoding BTAD domain-containing putative transcriptional regulator gives MNEPSYRVLGPLQVAMNGSAVALGGVKPRTVLGTLLLSPHKPVSTDLLIDVLWPAGPPRSAIANIRTYLHALRGRLPDTVAIRTTTVGYVAEVAPDLLDAARFERLVHSARPEDLDEACGLWRGRVLEDLPGNPTWAPTIARLTELRLAAVERRAALATTPAQHEAAVAELRELLADHPLREGLWRQLMVALRRCGRTAEAMRAYADAEVVLRRELAVGPGQELRQLLEAIRGGETTDPTDEAVFGGQPMRPRDLVELLAGTVGRGRVDREPAAAEDIVRACDQLPLAVRAAANRLAARPHVSLRAYADRLRDERRRLDELRPVRTELRRITESLPSAARRALWMVSLFGPVQLPGWLVDAAGGREELVRARLLETVGESRYRLPDLVRCYGAELAREQPDRREGLAGVLQTWLLLADAARQQMPVRFFGTTPELPPGRRTPPADAMAWFEQELPGLVAAIEVAADVGCDELAWQLAATLAPYFDLTGGFDPWERSHRAGLEAARRVRDLRGQATLLRNLGQLDIYRDRYDAAATALGRSRTLFAQSGDQVGAAVATCGLATVQRVRGRYDPAIVLYEEALALLVAAGDQHGEAVALSGIGQVWLARGRPELAEPMLLRAYNLALALDDRHRQGQVLRRLAMMQRDLGRVDEALLSLRRALALFTELADEHCTAYVRQLIGELHLDRREPTRARPLLVDSLNAHRRSGDKRGEAVVATLLGELHGAAGRTKRARSYLRQARTLWQQLSAPAEEAAVTARLSGLRRPCMDRVSAV, from the coding sequence ATGAACGAGCCGTCGTACCGGGTGCTCGGTCCGCTCCAGGTCGCGATGAACGGTTCCGCCGTCGCGCTCGGAGGAGTCAAGCCGCGTACCGTCCTCGGCACCCTGCTGCTCAGCCCCCACAAGCCGGTCTCCACTGACCTGCTCATCGACGTCCTCTGGCCGGCGGGGCCGCCGCGCTCGGCGATCGCGAACATCCGCACCTATCTCCATGCGCTCCGCGGCCGGTTGCCCGACACGGTCGCGATCCGGACGACCACGGTCGGATACGTCGCCGAAGTCGCCCCGGATCTGCTGGACGCGGCCAGGTTCGAACGGCTCGTCCACTCCGCGCGACCCGAGGACCTGGACGAGGCCTGCGGGCTCTGGCGCGGCCGCGTCCTGGAGGACCTGCCCGGCAACCCGACCTGGGCACCGACGATCGCGCGCCTCACCGAGCTGCGCCTCGCCGCGGTCGAACGCCGCGCCGCGCTCGCGACCACTCCGGCACAGCACGAGGCCGCGGTCGCCGAGCTGCGCGAGCTGCTCGCCGACCACCCGCTGCGCGAGGGTCTGTGGCGGCAACTGATGGTCGCGCTCCGGCGCTGCGGCCGGACCGCCGAGGCGATGCGCGCGTACGCCGACGCCGAGGTCGTGCTGCGCCGCGAGCTCGCGGTCGGTCCCGGACAGGAGCTGCGGCAGCTGCTCGAGGCGATCCGGGGCGGCGAAACCACGGACCCCACCGACGAGGCGGTGTTCGGCGGTCAGCCGATGCGGCCGCGGGATCTCGTCGAGCTGCTCGCCGGCACCGTGGGTCGCGGCCGGGTCGACCGCGAGCCGGCTGCGGCGGAGGACATCGTGCGGGCGTGCGACCAGCTGCCGCTCGCCGTCCGCGCGGCCGCGAACCGGCTCGCCGCCAGGCCGCACGTCTCGCTCCGGGCGTACGCGGACAGGCTGCGCGACGAACGCCGGCGCCTCGACGAGCTGCGGCCGGTCCGAACCGAGCTGCGCCGGATCACCGAGAGCCTGCCGTCCGCGGCGCGGCGCGCGCTGTGGATGGTGAGCCTGTTCGGGCCCGTTCAGCTCCCCGGCTGGCTGGTCGACGCCGCCGGCGGGCGGGAGGAGCTGGTCCGGGCGCGGCTGCTGGAGACGGTCGGCGAGAGCAGGTACCGGCTGCCCGATCTGGTCCGCTGCTACGGCGCCGAGCTCGCCCGCGAACAGCCCGACCGGCGCGAGGGACTCGCCGGCGTCCTGCAGACCTGGCTGCTGCTCGCCGACGCCGCGCGGCAGCAGATGCCGGTCCGTTTCTTCGGGACGACGCCCGAGCTGCCGCCGGGTCGCCGCACACCGCCGGCGGACGCGATGGCGTGGTTCGAGCAGGAGCTGCCCGGGCTCGTCGCCGCGATCGAGGTCGCGGCCGACGTGGGCTGCGACGAGCTCGCCTGGCAGCTGGCCGCGACGCTCGCCCCGTACTTCGACCTGACCGGCGGGTTCGACCCGTGGGAACGGTCGCACCGCGCCGGGCTCGAGGCGGCGCGGCGCGTACGCGACCTGCGCGGGCAGGCGACGCTGCTGCGCAACCTCGGCCAGCTCGACATCTACCGCGACCGCTACGACGCGGCCGCGACCGCGCTCGGCCGGTCGCGCACGCTGTTCGCGCAGTCCGGCGACCAGGTCGGCGCCGCGGTCGCGACCTGCGGGCTGGCGACCGTGCAGCGGGTGCGCGGCCGGTACGACCCGGCGATCGTGCTGTACGAGGAGGCGCTCGCGCTGCTCGTCGCGGCCGGCGACCAGCACGGCGAGGCCGTGGCGCTCAGCGGTATCGGGCAGGTCTGGCTCGCCCGCGGCCGGCCGGAGCTCGCCGAGCCGATGCTGCTGCGGGCGTACAACCTCGCGCTCGCCCTCGACGACCGGCACCGGCAGGGCCAGGTGCTGCGCCGGCTCGCGATGATGCAGCGCGACCTCGGCCGGGTCGACGAGGCGCTGCTCTCGCTGCGGCGGGCGCTGGCGTTGTTCACCGAGCTCGCCGACGAGCACTGCACGGCGTACGTCCGCCAGCTGATCGGCGAGCTGCACCTCGACCGGCGCGAGCCGACGCGGGCTCGGCCGCTGCTCGTCGACTCGCTGAACGCGCACCGCCGCAGCGGCGACAAGCGCGGCGAGGCCGTGGTGGCGACGTTGCTCGGCGAGCTGCACGGTGCTGCCGGGCGGACGAAGCGCGCCCGTTCGTACCTCCGCCAGGCCCGCACGCTGTGGCAGCAGCTGTCGGCGCCGGCCGAGGAGGCCGCGGTGACGGCCCGGCTCAGCGGGCTGCGGCGGCCATGTATGGATCGTGTATCGGCGGTGTAG
- a CDS encoding serine/threonine-protein kinase has product MEHVGRYRLVKRVGSGAFATVWLANDDLLDAPVAIKILADNWAHQADVHGRFLEEARLLRRIDHPRVVRVMDIGELEDSRPYFVMDYAEGGSLADRMRAGEMTIPEAVRHGVDAARALAVLHEYGVVHRDVTPGNLLFRISRHGEHHLVVADLGMAKALVDASKLTQVVGTPSYMAPEQAVSPTGFDERADVYSLAAVTYALLTGRPPHEASSPVDVYLRAPDVRPSPASEHRPEVPRAVDDVLMRALSHDPGGRFNSATDFADGLESALTAPQTYRAVQRRPKSRVPTRRTRTARWVALVSSSIVLFVVGLFLGFTMMRGGSL; this is encoded by the coding sequence ATGGAGCACGTGGGGCGGTACCGCTTGGTCAAGCGGGTCGGCTCCGGTGCCTTCGCGACCGTGTGGCTGGCGAACGACGACCTGCTCGACGCACCCGTCGCGATCAAGATCCTGGCCGACAACTGGGCGCATCAGGCCGACGTGCACGGGCGCTTCCTCGAGGAGGCGCGGCTGCTGCGCCGGATCGACCATCCGCGGGTCGTGCGCGTGATGGACATCGGCGAGCTCGAGGACAGCCGCCCGTACTTCGTCATGGACTACGCCGAGGGCGGCTCGCTCGCGGACCGGATGCGGGCCGGGGAGATGACCATCCCCGAGGCCGTTCGACACGGCGTCGACGCGGCGCGGGCGCTCGCGGTGCTGCACGAGTACGGCGTCGTGCACCGCGACGTGACGCCGGGCAACTTGCTGTTCCGGATCTCGCGACACGGCGAGCACCACCTGGTGGTCGCGGACCTCGGCATGGCGAAGGCGCTGGTCGATGCGTCGAAGCTCACCCAGGTCGTGGGCACGCCGTCCTACATGGCGCCGGAGCAGGCGGTGTCGCCGACCGGTTTCGACGAACGGGCCGACGTCTACTCACTCGCCGCCGTGACGTACGCGCTGCTCACCGGCCGACCGCCGCACGAGGCGTCGTCGCCGGTGGACGTGTACCTGCGGGCGCCGGACGTCCGGCCCTCGCCGGCGTCGGAGCACCGGCCGGAGGTGCCGCGGGCGGTCGACGACGTGCTGATGCGGGCGTTGTCGCACGACCCGGGCGGTCGGTTCAACTCGGCGACGGACTTCGCGGACGGCCTCGAGTCGGCGTTGACGGCGCCGCAGACGTACCGCGCCGTCCAGCGGCGCCCGAAGTCCCGCGTCCCCACCCGCCGCACGCGGACAGCGCGCTGGGTCGCGCTGGTCAGCAGCTCGATCGTGCTCTTCGTCGTGGGCCTGTTCCTCGGCTTCACGATGATGCGCGGCGGCTCCCTCTGA
- a CDS encoding GGDEF domain-containing protein, translating to MKPRPAALADITALLIRAQSGEARQVLDELDGLLAEAQNQHAHDRAQWLRFVRFASYHELHIFDAADEVAVEMIRLAEPFDDRIWEAFGHSLRGMSLLFQGTFESAYEELARAVVLLEELDTPSYAVAHAINAAAIALGRLDLYELATTWLEKLYQVADQLSDAMLQTLYAFNSGWLHLTWAAELELIGENEEARDHYRQTLSAFEKAPTGLDVVDASTWPSEVVVQGCLARAMLGEGKTLIPELRENMTTVAPTQRHETTLVGHLALARAFANDGETGQALEEAEQACGVGDTMPRLQVLAGRAYWEYAELLRQSDGDTRSAAAFEWLARRLVRDRWVERRARVLAFEERLSAERVLDEQRRRAAAYLTDPLTGLGNRRLVEIRLPELLVEAEATRRPLAVGFIDLDDFKSVNDELSHLIGDDLLRELAQELRSALTSDDVMARFGGDEFVIVLPDRTAGQAYHVAEHLRRKVEERVWKSLPKGRGIRMSAGLAESWTGATRTQLLAAADEALLRAKRQGKNRVEIRAHPLPDP from the coding sequence ATGAAGCCCAGACCGGCGGCCCTCGCCGACATCACCGCGCTCTTGATCAGGGCGCAGTCGGGCGAGGCCCGACAGGTGCTCGACGAGCTCGACGGCTTGCTCGCCGAGGCCCAGAACCAGCACGCCCACGACCGCGCCCAGTGGTTGCGCTTCGTCCGCTTCGCCTCCTACCACGAGCTGCACATCTTCGACGCCGCCGACGAGGTCGCGGTCGAGATGATCCGACTCGCGGAGCCGTTCGACGACCGGATCTGGGAGGCGTTCGGCCACAGCCTGCGCGGCATGTCCCTGCTGTTCCAGGGCACGTTCGAGTCCGCGTACGAAGAGCTGGCCCGCGCCGTCGTTCTGCTCGAAGAGCTCGACACCCCCAGCTACGCGGTCGCGCACGCGATCAACGCCGCCGCGATCGCGCTCGGCCGGCTCGACCTGTACGAGCTCGCCACCACCTGGCTGGAGAAGCTCTACCAGGTCGCCGACCAGCTGTCCGACGCGATGCTGCAGACCCTGTACGCGTTCAACTCTGGCTGGCTGCACCTCACCTGGGCCGCCGAGCTCGAGCTGATCGGCGAGAACGAAGAGGCCCGCGACCACTACCGGCAGACGCTGTCCGCGTTCGAGAAGGCGCCCACCGGCCTCGACGTCGTCGACGCCTCGACCTGGCCGAGCGAGGTCGTCGTCCAGGGCTGCCTCGCCCGCGCGATGCTCGGCGAGGGCAAGACGCTGATCCCCGAGCTGCGCGAGAACATGACGACGGTCGCGCCGACCCAGCGGCACGAAACCACCCTGGTCGGCCACCTCGCGCTGGCCCGCGCGTTCGCCAACGACGGCGAGACCGGCCAGGCGCTGGAGGAGGCCGAGCAGGCCTGCGGCGTCGGCGACACGATGCCGCGGCTCCAGGTCTTGGCGGGCCGCGCGTACTGGGAGTACGCCGAGCTGCTCCGGCAGAGCGACGGCGACACCCGTTCGGCGGCTGCGTTCGAATGGCTCGCCCGCCGGCTCGTCCGCGACCGCTGGGTCGAGCGACGGGCGCGGGTGCTCGCGTTCGAGGAACGCCTCTCCGCCGAGCGCGTGCTCGACGAGCAGCGCCGCCGCGCGGCCGCGTACCTCACCGACCCGCTCACCGGCCTCGGCAACCGCCGGCTGGTCGAGATCCGGCTGCCCGAGCTGCTGGTCGAGGCCGAGGCGACGCGCCGCCCGCTCGCCGTGGGCTTCATCGACCTGGACGACTTCAAGAGCGTCAACGACGAGCTGTCCCACCTGATCGGCGACGACCTGCTCCGCGAGCTCGCCCAGGAGCTCCGGTCGGCGCTGACCTCGGACGACGTGATGGCGCGGTTCGGCGGCGACGAGTTCGTGATCGTGCTGCCGGACCGTACGGCCGGCCAGGCGTACCACGTGGCCGAGCACCTGCGCCGCAAGGTCGAGGAGCGCGTCTGGAAGAGCCTCCCCAAGGGCCGCGGCATCCGGATGTCCGCGGGCCTCGCCGAGTCGTGGACCGGCGCCACCCGTACCCAGCTCCTCGCGGCCGCCGACGAGGCCCTCTTACGGGCCAAGCGGCAGGGCAAGAACCGCGTGGAGATCCGCGCCCACCCACTGCCGGATCCCTAG
- a CDS encoding sigma 54-interacting transcriptional regulator, with amino-acid sequence MTRPSTLGALRHSRHHHRSVKDEIRDNLIAALSGGSKAFPGIVGFDDTVLPQLERALLAGHDLVLLGERGQGKTRLMRTLVGLLDEWTPVIDGCEINDHPYAPVCARCKRLAAEAGNDLPITWKHRDDRYGEKLATPDTSVGDLVGDVDPVRVAEGRTLGDPETIHYGLVPRTNRGIFALNELPDLAERIQVALFNVLEERDIQVRGYNLRLPLDLLLVASANPEDYTNRGRIITPLKDRFGAEIRTHYPVEVADEAALIRQEARLAAPVPDHLLEIVARFTRGLRESPAVDQRSGVSARFGITAAETTAASALRRAALASENDPVARVCDLPGTLPTLRGKVEFEMGEEGREEEVFAHLLRVAVAETFRERLRGLDLAGFTERFVEGATVETGELTRAEDLLEQLGTVPGLAKVLDRLGFEDAASRGEAAAGVEFVLEGLHLTRRLAKDSVDGVTVYGAV; translated from the coding sequence GTGACGCGACCTTCCACACTCGGCGCCCTGCGCCACTCTCGGCACCATCACCGCAGCGTCAAGGACGAGATCCGCGACAACCTCATCGCCGCGCTGTCCGGTGGAAGCAAGGCCTTCCCCGGCATCGTCGGCTTCGACGACACCGTGCTGCCGCAGCTTGAGCGCGCCCTGCTCGCCGGCCACGACCTGGTCCTGCTCGGCGAGCGCGGCCAGGGCAAGACCCGACTCATGCGCACCCTCGTGGGCCTGCTCGACGAGTGGACCCCGGTCATAGACGGCTGCGAGATCAACGACCACCCGTACGCCCCGGTCTGCGCCCGCTGCAAGCGGCTCGCGGCCGAGGCGGGCAACGACCTGCCGATCACCTGGAAGCACCGCGACGACCGGTACGGCGAGAAGCTCGCCACCCCTGACACCTCCGTCGGTGACCTGGTCGGCGACGTCGACCCGGTCCGCGTCGCGGAGGGCCGTACGCTCGGCGACCCGGAGACGATTCACTACGGCCTGGTGCCGCGGACCAACCGCGGCATCTTCGCCCTGAACGAGCTTCCTGACCTGGCCGAACGCATCCAGGTCGCGCTGTTCAACGTGCTCGAGGAACGCGACATCCAGGTCCGCGGCTACAACCTGCGGCTGCCGCTCGACCTGCTCCTGGTCGCCTCGGCCAACCCCGAGGACTACACCAACCGCGGCCGGATCATCACGCCGCTCAAGGACCGGTTCGGCGCGGAGATCCGCACCCACTACCCGGTCGAGGTTGCCGACGAGGCTGCCCTGATCCGGCAGGAGGCGCGGCTCGCGGCGCCCGTACCCGACCACCTGCTCGAGATCGTCGCCCGCTTCACCCGCGGCCTGCGGGAGTCGCCGGCGGTCGACCAGCGGTCGGGCGTCTCGGCCCGGTTCGGCATCACGGCGGCGGAGACGACGGCGGCCTCGGCGCTGCGGCGGGCCGCGCTGGCTTCGGAGAACGACCCGGTGGCGCGCGTCTGCGACCTGCCCGGGACGCTGCCGACGCTGCGCGGCAAGGTCGAGTTCGAGATGGGCGAGGAGGGACGCGAGGAGGAGGTCTTCGCGCACCTGCTGCGCGTGGCGGTGGCGGAGACGTTCCGCGAACGGCTGCGCGGGCTGGACCTCGCCGGCTTCACCGAGCGGTTCGTCGAGGGCGCGACCGTCGAGACGGGCGAGCTGACGCGGGCGGAGGACCTGCTCGAGCAGCTCGGGACCGTGCCTGGGCTGGCGAAGGTGCTCGACCGGCTCGGCTTCGAGGACGCGGCCTCGCGCGGTGAGGCGGCGGCCGGTGTCGAGTTCGTCCTCGAGGGGCTGCATCTCACCCGGCGGCTCGCGAAGGACTCGGTCGACGGGGTCACTGTCTACGGAGCGGTGTGA